A genome region from Scleropages formosus chromosome 6, fSclFor1.1, whole genome shotgun sequence includes the following:
- the LOC108922647 gene encoding zinc finger and BTB domain-containing protein 43-like, with protein MDPRSDTLLVAFPGFSSSILQKLNQQRKLGQLCDITVVIQGYHYRAHRAVLAAGSPYFCDQVLLKSSARVVLPDIMRPSVFESLLQSCYTGTLQLPPGELVAFLTAASFLQMWHVVDKCTELLGGQKSLPCRDLTAPDDNSPGECLVDVSHGGSAEKFPDYGDGGVGMGQGFGAVDSPMSEPELPTAEEVGLSVSEDNGDIWPLCAQDDNSGCVLVKDEGLKQDEVGSSSKGDPGASHAGLRPLSSYTGARERDHSFEEESGGKVLLKVPPLGCVSPPVDNIPVNVDEESSAGGWEDNSESVQVKASNPGPAGAVNVLHPYLCGKNFTPKSQRDRHGGIHLGPRPYSRSVCGKALETKHQPLCHMKSHAGAAPVHCSICGKKFKCPDSLTQRVPSCICSVSERCGAAEQTTQIC; from the coding sequence ATGGACCCAAGATCAGACACATTGCTTGTGGCCTTTCCTGGCTTTTCCAGCTCCATCCTGCAGAAGCTCAACCAGCAGCGGAAGCTGGGCCAGCTGTGTGACATCACGGTGGTGATCCAGGGCTACCACTACCGTGCCCACCGGGCCGTGCTGGCGGCAGGCTCGCCGTACTTCTGCGACCAGGTCCTGCTGAAGAGCAGCGCGCGAGTCGTGCTGCCGGACATCATGCGGCCAAGCGTGTTCGAGAGCCTCCTGCAGTCCTGCTACACGGGGACACTGCAGCTGCCCCCTGGAGAGCTTGTTGCCTTCCTGACTGCCGCCAGCTTCCTGCAGATGTGGCACGTGGTGGATAAGTGCACCGAACTGCTGGGTGGACAGAAGTCCCTGCCCTGCAGGGATCTCACTGCTCCCGATGACAACAGCCCTGGTGAGTGCCTGGTGGATGTGTCGCATGGAGGTTCAGCGGAAAAATTCCCTGACTATGGGGACGGAGGTGTGGGAATGGGGCAAGGCTTCGGAGCAGTCGACTCGCCGATGTCTGAACCGGAGCTGCCCACCGCTGAGGAGGTTGGTCTCAGCGTGAGCGAAGACAACGGAGATATTTGGCCGCTTTGTGCTCAAGACGACAACAGCGGATGTGTCCTGGTGAAGGACGAGGGGCTGAAGCAGGATGAAGTCGGCAGCTCATCCAAAGGAGACCCAGGTGCATCTCATGCTGGGTTGCGCCCTTTGTCGAGCTACACTGGGGCCAGGGAGCGGGACCACAGCTTTGAGGAAGAGAGTGGAGGAAAGGTGTTGCTGAAGGTGCCTCCACTGGGCTGTGTGAGCCCACCTGTGGACAATATCCCTGTTAATGTGGACGAAGAATCCTCAGCAGGAGGCTGGGAAGACAATTCTGAATCCGTCCAGGTGAAGGCCTCTAATCCGGGACCAGCCGGCGCTGTAAATGTGCTGCACCCCTACCTATGCGGGAAGAACTTCACCCCTAAGAGCCAGCGAGACCGACATGGGGGCATCCACCTGGGCCCGCGTCCCTACAGTCGATCCGTCTGCGGCAAGGCGCTTGAGACAAAGCACCAGCCTTTGTGCCACATGAAGAGCCACGCGGGTGCCGCGCCTGTCCACTGCAGCATCTGCGGGAAGAAGTTTAAATGCCCCGACAGCCTCACCCAACGCGTTCCGTCCTGCATCTGCAGCGTCTCGGAGAGGTGCGGGGCTGCGGAGCAGACCACGCAGATCTGCTGA